A DNA window from Aquarana catesbeiana isolate 2022-GZ linkage group LG01, ASM4218655v1, whole genome shotgun sequence contains the following coding sequences:
- the POP5 gene encoding ribonuclease P/MRP protein subunit POP5, with the protein MRFKSRYLLCELVLEDPRRRQNLSQGTVLYNVKEAVARLHGDFGAAAASIALSVKYLNAYTGIILLRCRKDYHKFLWSSLPFITSLENRGQRYPCLINTLHVAGTIRSCQKFLIQYNRQQLNRLLKNCTTPSEKEAIRKSIASCSLQNVEEPEYEEME; encoded by the exons ATGCGGTTTAAGTCTCG GTACTTGTTGTGTGAGTTGGTGCTGGAGGACCCCCGCCGGAGGCAGAACCTGTCGCAGGGCACGGTGCTGTACAATGTGAAGGAGGCAGTGGCTCGTCTGCATGGGGACTTCGGGGCTGCGGCTGCGTCTATAGCCCTCTCAG TGAAATACCTTAATGCATACACTGGCATAATCCTTCTTCGATGCCGGAAAGATTACCACAAGTTCCTATGGTCATCCCTCCCTTTTATCACCAGCCTAGAGAACAGAGGTCAGCGGTATCCTTGTTTAATAAACACATTACATGTTGCAG GCACTATACGTTCATGTCAGAAATTCCTTATCCAATACAACAGACAACAGTTGAACAGATTATTAAAAAACTGTACAACTCCTA GTGAGAAGGAAGCGATCCGTAAGTCTATAGCCAGCTGTTCCTTACAAAATGTGGAAGAGCCAGAGTATGAAGAAATGGAGTAA